A window of Clostridium taeniosporum genomic DNA:
AATTTCCTGCTGAGCTAGTTTTGTACATTCTATCTCCTACTTTTAATATCATTGATGAACCTATAGTATCTTCTTTATCCTGATCTCTTTCTGCGCAATGTGATGTATACTTAAGTTTAGTTCCCATAATATCAGCTTCTAATTTATTTAGTGTAAGGTTAAGTTTTGGAACGTCTACAGATATTTCTTTTTCCAATGTATTTCTGAACGATTCTGAAAAATCCACATATGCATCTATTCCTGCATTAATCTTATAACTTGGAATTGCTATATCTACTCTCAAATCGCCTTTTTCTATATATTCTGCATTCTCAATTTCCTCTGTTATATTAATTAATGCTGTATTATCATCTATATATTCAGTCCATCTCGACCCACTTTTTCCAATACTTTCACCATTTTCGTTAAATGTTATTTTAGCTATTATGTCCTCCATTTCCTCTTTATCAAGAGCCTTAGCACTTTGAACTTTTACTTGTACTTTTAAAAAATGTTTTGTTCCAGTGACCTTATCTAAAGTTACTTTAAAACCATTTTGCTCAACGCTTTTGTTTATGTTAATTGAATAGTCTTTATAATCATGGCAGATTGCGTTCTTTAAAGCTACTGAATTATCATTTCCCTTATCATCTGCTAAAACTTTTACTTGTCCTATACTTAAGCTTGCCATAAATACCATAATACCAAGAACTGGACCTAATATCCTACTTAGCTTTTTATTTAGCATTAAAATTTCCTCCTTAAGATATTTAACTATTAGTTACCTTTTTTATATATTCTACCATTCATAATGCATATATACAAATTTTTACCATTCGATTGTTTCATTAGTTATAATTTATAAATCTTAAATATCAGTATATATTTTCATTAATTGCTTTATGATATAATAAAGATATATGTGATAAAATTTAATTGGAGTGATAATATATGGATAGAGTTAAATTATCTGATTGTACATTAAATTTAAGTAATCTAAAAAACATTATATGTATTGGTACTTTTGGAAGTTATAATGAAGATTGTTTTGATAAAAACAGAAGTGATATAGATATTATGATTCTATCTATTAAAGAACTAGAATGGGCAGACGAACTGGAAATTGAAGATTATTTAGTGCGTATTTTACAAAATCATTTTCAACATGATAATATACATCTAACATTTATAAATGGTTTTGTTTATCCATTTGGCGAACTACTTATAAATAGTAATGATAAAATAATTATTTTAAAAGAAAAATATTTAGATTATATCTTGGGCTATTCTACTTTTAAAAGAGATAGGGAATACTTGGAAATAATACGAGAAGAAAATTTAAAAAATTTAAAGGAGTATAGAAATGGTTTATTATAAATACAAAAAAGAAAAGTTAGAAGAAAATTTTTCTGAAAGTAAAGTTTTTTTATTTAGAATACGCGAATGTTTAGAAAGAAGTCCAAATAGTGAAGATGAAATAGTTGATGAAGCTATGATTTCTTATTTTAATTCTTTTTGCGAATTTATAATTGATATGTGTGAAACTTATTTAGTTTCTACTGATAATTTTATACCAAATAAATCTGGGCCTGACATAGTTCAATTATCTAGTGACTTTGGATTTATCTCTAAAGAAGATTCAAAGAAACTTCAAGGAATTATCAAATTAAGAAATAGATATGTACACGACTATTATCAAAGAAAGTTATCAAGAAATAGAATTTTAGATATGTGTAGAAAAGAAATGAAAACTTTAGATATGTTTCTTGAAACATCTACTGAGAAAATAACTTTAGTTTTAAAATAAAATATATTAACCTATTATAATAATATAAATATATTATTACCCTTTAAAAATTAATCTTATTGGGTAAAATTAAATATACAGAGATAAAAACACAGTCCCGGTTGATAGTCCGGGCATAGCATTTATTGCTATCAGTAACCTGCCTCCTTGGTTGTCCTTTCTTTGTTTATAATTATTTAAGGAGGAATTAACATGAACAAAGTAACGTCAAAACTAACTGTATTTTTTGAGGAACCATTTTGGGTTGGAATTTATGAATATATTTCAGATGGTACACTAAAAATTTCTAAAATAACTTTTGGACAAGAGCCTAAAGATTATGAAGTATATGACTTTATCCTAAAAAATTTGTATAGATTACGTTATAGTTCACCTATTATTACAGAATCAAATCGTGCTGAACGTAAATTGAATCCTAAACGTATGAAAAGATTGATTAATAAACAACTTAAAAATACTGGTGTAGGAACAAAATCTCAACAGGCATTAAAGTTACAGCATGAACAAAACAAATTAGAAAGAAAATCTTTTAATAAACAAAAAAAGGAAGATAAAAAGAACAGAAAATTTCAGTTAAAACAACAAAAAAAGAAAGCAAAACATAGAGGAAAATAACATCTCTAACATTTTGTTTTTAAAACCACTAAGAAATACCGTAATTATTCAATATACAAATGAATTTACGGTATTTTAAAGTTTTTCATAAAATATTTTTAAAAATCAGTTCTATAAACTTGTAAATCTTATAATTACCCTATTGAAATATAAGTTCCTTTATATCTTATTCAACAAATATCCATTTTCTATATTTTTGAATTTTTTACTAATAATAATTAACTTTTTCAAACATAAATCACCTTTTAAAATCCTATTAAAAATTTATAAATAATATGATTACTTTTACATTAAAATCCTCATTTGTTGAAAAATAGTTAATAATATGATATCATAGTTATGTTTTTATTATATAAATATCAAAAAATTGATATGAACATTATACAACCGATCAAAATTTTATTTAAATTGTTCATAATCAATTTTGCATTATATAGGGAGGAAAAATAATGGAAAAAAACAAAGAATTTAAGCCATTTATATCGGCTGATAAAGTATTACCTGAGTTTACAATTACTTCAATATTATTAGGAATACTTTTGGCTGTTATTTTTGGAGCTGCTAATGCCTATTTAGGATTAAGAGTTGGTATGACAGTATCAGCTTCAATACCAGCAGCGGTTATCTCAATGGGAGTTATAAGAATTATATTAAGAAAAGATTCTATTTTAGAAAACAATTTGGTACAAACTATAGGTTCAGCAGGTGAATCTGTTGCAGCAGGTGCAATCTTTACTCTACCTGTAATATTTATATGGATGAAAAAGTGGGGACAAGCTGCTCCTTCTCTTTTTGAAATTTCAATTATAGCATTATGTGGTGGAATACTTGGAGTATTATTTATGATACCACTAAGAAAAGCACTTATTGTTAAAGAACATGGAGTATTACCATATCCTGAAGGAACTGCTTGTGCAGAGGTTTTATTAGCTGGAGAAGAAGGTGGAACTAAAGCAACAGCTGTATTTGCAGGACTTGGTATTTCAGCTATTTACAAATTTATAGGAGATGGACTTAAAATATTTCCAAGTAGAGTTCATTATGAAATTTCTTCTTATAAAGGATCAGCAGTTGGAATGGATGTATTACCAGCTCTTATTGGTGTTGGATACATATGTGGACCTAAAATATCATCATATATGTTTGCAGGTGGTATAATAGGTTGGATTGCAATACTACCTTTAATTAGCTTATTTGGTGGAAGTTCAGTTTTTTATCCAGCAACAGTTCCAATTAGTGCATTAGGTTCATTTGAACTTTGGGCAAACTATTTAAAATACATAGGAGCAGGAGCCGTGGCTGCTGGAGGTATTATTAGTTTGGTTAAATCATTGCCTTTAATAGTCACAACTTTTATTCAAGCAATCAAAGATTTTTCTGGAAATCAATCTGATAAAAAATTATCTAGGACAGATAAAGATATACCTATGAGCATAGTTTTAATTTTAATAGTACTTACTATAATTATGATAGGATTAGTTCCAGCCGTTCCAGTTTCATTTGGTGGAGCAATATTAATTGCATTATTTGGATTCTTCTTTGCAACTGTATCATCAAGACTTGTTGGATTAGTTGGAAGTAGTAATAACCCAGTATCTGGTATGGCAATAGCTACATTACTTATAACAACTATGATTTTAAAAGCAACAGGAAATATTGGACAAAAAGGTATGCTATCTGCTATAGCAATTGGATCAGTAATATGCATAATTGCAGCAATAGCTGGAGATACCTCACAAGATTTAAAAACTGGTTATATTGTAGGATCTACTCCATATAAACAACAAATTGGTGAACTAATAGGAGTTACAATTTCTGCATTAACAATCGGTGGAGTACTTTATTTATTAAACTCAGCATGGGGATATGGATCAGCAGAGCTTCCAGCACCACAAGCAACATTAATGAAAATGGTTGTAGAAGGAGTTATGAATGGAAATCTACCATGGAATTTAGTATTTATAGGTGTAGGTATTGCAGTTGCAGTTGAAATACTTGGAATTCCGGTATTACCATTTGCTGTTGGATTATACTTACCAATTCATTTAAGTTCAGCAATTATGGTTGGTGGTATTGTAAGATTATACTTTGAAAAGAAGAAAAAAATAAGTAAAGAAAAGAGAAAAGATGCAATTGATAGAGGTATTTTATATACTTCAGGACTTATTGCCGGAGAAGGATTAGTAGGTATACTCCTTGCTATATTGGCAATAATTAATATTAATGGAAAATCAATAGGTAAAATTATAGATTTATCATCAAAAATATCTTTAGGTAATATTGGTGCTCTAATTGCATTTTTAATTTTAGTATTAACTTTATTTAAATTCTCAATTTGGAATAAAGATAAAAAACAAGCTTAACTAATAAATAATTTAAAATAAATATTTTAGTGAAAAGCGTTAAAAGATATTTTTTAGTAAGGTATATGAAAGTAAACTAGCATACTAACTAGTTATTTATTTAAAATTGCCTAATATGATAAAATATCTTTTAGCGCTATCTAAATATTAGAAGGAGATAAAGTTGAAGAAAAAAAATATAAATTATTTAGATTATGTACCAGTTAGAAATCCTAAATTTACCTGGGAATCTATAGAAAATGATATTGTAGTTGTAGAGGTAATACGAACTGGTATATTTGATAAAATAGCACAAAAAATATTTAAAGTGCCTCGAAAAAGCGAAATAAAACTAGACCAGCATGGAAGCTTTGTTTGGAATTGCATTGATGATATAAAAAATATTGGAGAAATAGCAGAAACGGTTAAAAAAAATTTTGATGATGATGATAAAGTATTCTATCAAAGATTAATTAAATTTTTTGAAATACTAAAAAACAATAAGTTTGTTATATATAAAGATTTAAATAAATGATGTTTTAAATATAATTTCTTCGTATTTGAAAATACTAAATACATAAGAAAATTAAAGTAGATAAATTTATTGAAAATATATTTATCTACTTTAATTTTTTCATATTACTATTCTTTGGCTCTATTTTAGTAGCATATTGATATATCCATAAACACTTTCATAAATTTGTTCCTTTGAAAATACTTGTCCATGATTTAATGCCAAATATTTACATATATTATATTCACTTTTTGTAAATGGAATTAATTCTTCATTATTATATATTTCTTTTGCATTTATATAAAATTTAAGTTCAGAAATATAAAAGGCATTTTGTTTTTCTCTACATTCCCTTCTTAAATGTGCATTTACTCTAGCTCTTAATTCACTTATTCCAAAAGGCTTAGTTATATAGTCATCTCCACCATAGGACAATCTACCAAATTTCTAATTTTATTACACAAAGTAAATCCATCAATTTCTGGCATCATTACATCTAATAATATTAAATCATATTTAGTATATTGGTTATATGAAATTTCATTAGCCTTAGAAACAATGGTTACTACATGTCCTTCTTTTTCTAATGCAACCTTTATAATATTTAATATTCCCACTTCATCATCTATAGCTAAAATATGTGCCACTCTTATTCCCCCTGCTTGCTATATTTCTTTAAAAGACAATTTAATTAAAACAGTATATTCATTATCTTTTAAAATATCATTTATATTACTTAATTTAATAGGAACCCCTAATGGAATATCAGTCCTAATTTCATCTCCTGAGTTAGCATAATAAATATATATATCTGTTCCAATTGTTAAATTTGCATTGTTCGTAAAAAAAGCCTTTGAATACTTGCTTAAATCTTCATCTAAATTATAGCTTCCACTAGCATAAGCCCCTTCTTTACCCGAAATAAACCTTATTTCATTGTTATGAATATTTAATCCTAATGTTTCAATTTCACTTTTTCCACTAGGTTCATCTTCCTTAAAACCTGTAATAACTTCTTCTTTTATTTTTTCTGTATTTTTATAAACTTCATAAATTAATGAAATATCATATTTTTTATCACCAGGTATATTATTTAATTTATACATTAATACTTCATTTCCTGTAAGATCTAATAAACACTCTTCTTTTTCTGATAATGGT
This region includes:
- a CDS encoding nucleotidyltransferase domain-containing protein, which gives rise to MDRVKLSDCTLNLSNLKNIICIGTFGSYNEDCFDKNRSDIDIMILSIKELEWADELEIEDYLVRILQNHFQHDNIHLTFINGFVYPFGELLINSNDKIIILKEKYLDYILGYSTFKRDREYLEIIREENLKNLKEYRNGLL
- a CDS encoding OPT family oligopeptide transporter, which codes for MEKNKEFKPFISADKVLPEFTITSILLGILLAVIFGAANAYLGLRVGMTVSASIPAAVISMGVIRIILRKDSILENNLVQTIGSAGESVAAGAIFTLPVIFIWMKKWGQAAPSLFEISIIALCGGILGVLFMIPLRKALIVKEHGVLPYPEGTACAEVLLAGEEGGTKATAVFAGLGISAIYKFIGDGLKIFPSRVHYEISSYKGSAVGMDVLPALIGVGYICGPKISSYMFAGGIIGWIAILPLISLFGGSSVFYPATVPISALGSFELWANYLKYIGAGAVAAGGIISLVKSLPLIVTTFIQAIKDFSGNQSDKKLSRTDKDIPMSIVLILIVLTIIMIGLVPAVPVSFGGAILIALFGFFFATVSSRLVGLVGSSNNPVSGMAIATLLITTMILKATGNIGQKGMLSAIAIGSVICIIAAIAGDTSQDLKTGYIVGSTPYKQQIGELIGVTISALTIGGVLYLLNSAWGYGSAELPAPQATLMKMVVEGVMNGNLPWNLVFIGVGIAVAVEILGIPVLPFAVGLYLPIHLSSAIMVGGIVRLYFEKKKKISKEKRKDAIDRGILYTSGLIAGEGLVGILLAILAIININGKSIGKIIDLSSKISLGNIGALIAFLILVLTLFKFSIWNKDKKQA
- a CDS encoding HepT-like ribonuclease domain-containing protein; this encodes MVYYKYKKEKLEENFSESKVFLFRIRECLERSPNSEDEIVDEAMISYFNSFCEFIIDMCETYLVSTDNFIPNKSGPDIVQLSSDFGFISKEDSKKLQGIIKLRNRYVHDYYQRKLSRNRILDMCRKEMKTLDMFLETSTEKITLVLK
- a CDS encoding PqqD family protein gives rise to the protein MKKKNINYLDYVPVRNPKFTWESIENDIVVVEVIRTGIFDKIAQKIFKVPRKSEIKLDQHGSFVWNCIDDIKNIGEIAETVKKNFDDDDKVFYQRLIKFFEILKNNKFVIYKDLNK
- a CDS encoding YjdF family protein, which encodes MNKVTSKLTVFFEEPFWVGIYEYISDGTLKISKITFGQEPKDYEVYDFILKNLYRLRYSSPIITESNRAERKLNPKRMKRLINKQLKNTGVGTKSQQALKLQHEQNKLERKSFNKQKKEDKKNRKFQLKQQKKKAKHRGK